A window from Bufo bufo chromosome 1, aBufBuf1.1, whole genome shotgun sequence encodes these proteins:
- the LOC120987074 gene encoding deoxyguanosine kinase, mitochondrial-like, which produces MLCHKTQRLLGTGALVFNSWGLFRLATCKEGREHMAGLSQESSPSQCRLLSTDSSTKTVKKLSVEGNIAAGKSTFLRLLCSAQREWCLMEEPLRKWQHVHTASRQEVDNLLQLLYDDPARWSYTFQTLSCMSRFKAQIETSPEHLLKQREPIQIFERSIYSDRFVFAKALFDLGHLSELEWTLYQDWHSFLLEKFGKRAALDGIIYLRATPEKCHERLQKRGRKEEATVTEGYLKKLHDQHECWLIERTTDVHCQHIRDIPVLVLDVEEEFEGDPTVSGHLSNKVKEFVASL; this is translated from the coding sequence atgctGTGTCATAAAACACAGAGACTTTTGGGTACAGGAGCGCTCGTATTTAACTCGTGGGGACTCTTCCGTCTGGCCACTTGTAAAGAAGGACGTGAGCACATGGCTGGCCTGTCACAGGAATCCTCTCCTTCACAATGCAGACTGCTGTCTACAGACAGTAGCACCAAGACTGTCAAGAAGTTGTCTGTGGAAGGCAATATTGCAGCAGGTAAATCTACATTCCTGAGACTGTTATGCAGCGCCCAGCGAGAATGGTGCCTGATGGAGGAGCCTCTCAGGAAGTGGCAGCATGTCCATACTGCTTCCCGTCAGGAGGTGGACAATTTGCTGCAGCTCTTGTATGATGATCCAGCCCGGTGGTCATACACCTTTCAGACACTCTCCTGCATGAGCCGCTTCAAAGCTCAGATTGAGACATCTCCAGAACATTTGCTGAAGCAGAGGGAACCCATTCAGATATTTGAGAGATCAATATACAGTGACAGATTTGTATTTGCCAAGGCTCTTTTTGACCTTGGCCATTTAAGTGAACTTGAGTGGACTTTGTACCAAGACTGGCACTCATTTTTATTGGAGAAGTTTGGCAAGAGAGCTGCCTTGGATGGGATTATCTATCTGCGAGCAACCCCAGAAAAGTGCCACGAGAGACTTCAGAAGAGGGGGCGGAAGGAAGAAGCGACGGTTACTGAAGGCTACCTGAAAAAGCTTCATGATCAGCATGAATGTTGGCTCATAGAGAGGACAACAGACGTCCATTGTCAGCACATTAGGGACATCCCAGTCCTTGTGTTAGATGTTGAGGAGGAATTTGAAGGAGATCCAACAGTTAGCGGACATCTAAGTAATAAAGTGAAGGAGTTTGTTGCCAGTTTATAA